DNA from Tachypleus tridentatus isolate NWPU-2018 chromosome 8, ASM421037v1, whole genome shotgun sequence:
TCATTACTTTTTGTGTCtttttgttgtatgtttttcTAATTTTCGTTATAAAGCTcgctactattttttgttttaaatatcttattgcatttaaacattttaaaatacatccaAGAAAGTTCAACAAGCTATTGTAACTTGGAATTGTTTTACATCAGTTTTCTTTTGAATATGCAGAAGATGGGGGAAATCCAAGCTGAATTATTGGGTGACACCAATAAATCCTTGAACGGGCTTGGCATGTATGGAAAATGTTTAGTTCAAGATGaatatgtaaagaaatacaagaaaattcaCTATGGAAATAACTTTCAACTTAGAGCTGGGtgtgaaaatataaagtttaatttttaccaGAAAACAGTATGgtgtgaaaatacaaaaacacaatctGAACACCAGATGAACAAATATAATGTTTCTGTTAACTGTAGGTGTAATACATAGTTCCAAACTGATGAAACTGTACAAAAAACTATGCATCTGTGACAAATTGTTTGCCAGGAAATATAGCCTTACACAGCATCAGAGGATTCATTCTGGAGAAAAGTTGTACAGTTGTCTGATAAGTTGCAGAGTTAACTACAAACAAGAACTTGAAATGACATTAGTGGATTCATACAGGTGAAAAATCTGCACAACTGTGATGTttctaagaaaatattatataaaggaACACTAGTTGATTCATACTTTTGTGATGTCTGTGGCAGGAATTTACTTAGAGttcatttttaaaagtacattgaGTTAGACACAGTGGAGAAAAACCATAAAATTGTAGTGTGTATGGCAGAAAATGTTTCCTTAAAACATCAGAATATTCACAGTGGGAATAAAGAACCatattgttgtaatatttgtGGCAAGGAAGTTACACAAAGTTTTCCTCTGAAAAGACATAAAGTTACTCAAAGTAGAAAATAACAACACAGCAAATGATTTAGAAGAAAGATAACCTAGAAAAAAATTGAGTGTTCATTCCTGAGAAACGCTACACAGTTTTGATGTACTTTGTGGTAAAACATTTGCACACAGATCATCAGTAAACAAACTTGTAGCTACCCAGAAAAATTAAACAAGGTAAATTTTCATGTGTGCTGTGTTCCAGAAAAATACCCACAGTTCAGAGAAACTTCAAACTTGTGATGTGTGTACAGTAAAGAATTTGGAAGGAAAACTGTCTGAAAAAGTGTAGTGCTTCAAGGTGTTTGAAAACTACAGTTGTGTTATATGTGACAAGGAATTTACACAcaatcaagtaaaaaaaaaacataagccTAGTTCCAAACATAGAGAATACAGACtatttaaagttaatatctgaGAAATAAGGAAAGTAGATTATAAGTTTGTAACATATGAAGAAAGCTCATAATTCTCATACAGAATTACTCAATATACATTGCATAATACTTACATAAATATGTTGTGTAACTCAGGATTTGATCACTGAAAAAATTCACTTGACTAAAGTGCTGTGatcagtatatataaaatatgtaattctctataatttaaattttccatGAGTCTTATAGTAATGTAATAAATGTTGCTTGAAGATAACAGGAAAAGTACGTGAACCTGTACTTAACTCATTTACTGCtacaattagttttaaattaagttCACTCTATCTTTCAATAAATGCTTTTATGGTAGATGTGCATGCTTAAACCATTTTATGCTTTCATAACTGATGTATTCAAtgctttagtttatttaaaagcaGGTTAGATTCttattcattttcttatattatcaGATGATATAATCTGGGAAACaccatttcattatttttttatgattttgaatttataaaatcacaaaaaaattgaTAACCTTTGGCATTCtactatacataaataaacttttctgACCTCTTTCaagttaaaactttctgtatcACTGCATAAGTGATTTATTTCTGAGTGCAGATACAGATAATTTTTACGAGTAAATAtctgtacataaacattttattttttgttaattgcTTGTAGTGTTATTAAtagtttacaaattattattttcagttttacttgtatattgtaaaaaatatgccAAAGGTTGTATTCAGAACAAAAttgatatataaagtatttaagGCTTGGTAGTGTTATTAGAGAATGAAAAGTTTTTTcagtaattattgtattattcaCAGTAggaaaataagttttttaatatgtttggctttattattaactaatattAGTACAGAGTTAACCCTATCTTGTATACTTGAGGGAAGAGAATGGTGTTGATTATACAGGACCAAATCAACTTTCTTAAATGAAGCCTTGAATTTCAGATGCCTTCATTATTGACAATCAAATGAAATGTTGGTGAACATATATTTGTAACAGTAATTGTTATCAGTGATATGTGAGTACAAgatagcagagatgccaaccattacgatttaaatgtaatcattacgattttgttatatacattacgactatacgctcgtacagacaaatattatgacttgttgaaactcccaaattattatatattatatagacctatacaataaagtgataagttgttcccccagggcttgaaaagggtgaaaagaaaatttctagtgagatacaaataaattttgataataaataaaagacatagtccaaagggctgcttgcaataatcatgtttgtgcttgaaataataaaaaatatttgtatctcagaCATCTACCAATattttgagtgcggtgcttctccatactgggtatgtggggaaatccatagttatgttatcagtgcttgtcagccaatcagctctCGTGtcgatgggtatttctcgttttctaagcggcatagaaacaccaatgtgatcgttcacaaaatggaaaaaagaggcctcgttcatcggattgtcttgtttctggcaaatctaaaaggactaaaactgtgaaagagctctgtctacaatcattatgctcagtcatctgaaatagttggcatctctgagaTAGTACTAATATTCATGGGAACTAGATCTTGCTACATGTTATCTGTAACAATTCTTTATGAATAGACTCAAACACCTGTGTTGTCAAATTTGGAtagtgaaaataaacattcttttgtCATTATGTCTGTATATTGAAAAGAGTACTTtaattgatttgaaaaagtttctCTGATCTTAATCCAAATATCTATTAACAATAATTCCAGCATTCAAGAGATTTGCTTGTGATAGTGTTATCCCATTACTCAACAGACAATGCAAAGTGAATAGCATTCTCtctaaaattagaatattttgtataaacaaattatttttctttctggaTCAACATTTATAGAAAGCTACAGAAATCAGTTGTAATGattgaaatttttacattttatttcatatttttatgttaggtAACAACtggatttattttctttcaactcTGAAAGTATATTTTTACATGGTAAATGGGGACTGTTTTCTACTCTGCCTAAGTCTGTTATAGGATTTGGAATTATGCctaaaacaataaacacatttataacaacacatatatatatatatatatgtttttactcTACTCACTGTACAAACTGAATCTCCTTTCCAGACATGTTTATGCCACCTACCTTACCTTGCACATTTTTTTATATGATTTCTAATAGTGTCCACTCTAGGttgctaattattttaaagttgctTCTGTACATGTGATGAGACATGACAACATGATATTAAATGCTTTTTAGGCTCAAGTTAAATTATAGATTAGCTATAAAGTGCATgtgaataaaagaaacattacttAGTATGTAACATTTAACATGTGGTTGAAATGCTTTGAATacatccttaaaaaaaaaaacttagcacTACATTCCATATATTTCCAGAAATCTTACAGAGGAAGCATCATTATGAACAATTTTTCAGGGTTGTCATCATCAATTTGGATTGTTACATCCATTctgtaaacatattaaatattacattacaatGGTGTATGAGGCAAAAAAACATGGATTCCCAAGGATTATTTGACCAAGTAAAGCAATGAAATATACACCACAGAGGCAATCATTACAGCTTGAATCCATAGCTCACCTTTGGCTCCCAAAAAACTCTTGCattctaaattaaatgttatgCATTCTTCTGCTTTTACTGAGAgtaattttcctaattttgatgTGTATTTTATGAGACAGGTTGAAAATTACTTATTACATATCCCTCCTTGAATCCCCTGAATATCTGTCATATTTGCTTTCTCTAGTTCAGAAACAGGGCAACAGGTCTATCTGTCTTTACAAATTCCAGTAACAATTAGTCAAACATATTTGAGATTTAGGAATTGTGGTGGttaaacatgaagaaagtgtTGTTTGATgcattgtttaggcagagtatccATATTGGGTAAGCTGGAATGGAtggtaactgcctgttgtgaaaaaaacaaacaaaagtaacgGACAATGTCTTCCATTTTCAGGTTCAGGCAAAAGACAGAAGACTTTGGAAATGTTGTCCTCTTGTGTTTTTTACAACAGGTAGTTGCCATCCATTTGATGTTGCTCATATTGAAGGAAGTGGTTATAGAGCCATTTTAATTAGTCTGTTGACAACAGTATCTGCATCTGATTAATATCTTGTGTTGGTCTTGCAATTGGTTTTCTGAACTGTTGCTCTAGCATTGCAGCTAAGCATAATGCTGTAACTTCCACTTATATCAACAGAATAGCAGTTATTGTACTTGTATACCTGATGCTGCCTTCAGTTAACATTTCTGTTAGAGATTATTAATCTacagaaaatgataaattaacCTTAAATACTGTTCCATATATCTGTACCAAATTTATTTGTTCTGTTTCTCACATAAAAACTACTTTCCAAATATCACAGTgaatatgaaatgaaaaaaaactgaaaaatgtcACTGTTGTTTAATGTGAAGATATTTTTTGGTTTTTGTGATTTATGTTATTTTggatttttcagtatttttgtacATTTGAGCATCTAACTTACCAAGCTAACtatcaattattataattaattatgacagtttttttttgtttttttttgctgtagATGCAAGCAtctgtttaaacaaaaatttgaGAAGTAACcctgttcttattttatttctgcaCAAGAAGATTCCTGTGGAGGTGAAGAAGACAGAGAACCTGAAATTGATACTTCATGTAACATCCATATATCCTTGTATGGGTTTGATGTGTGCAGAGAAAGCTATAATCAGAAAGAACACCTAACAGAGCATGAAAGAAGACTCGTTGAAGACAGATTGGCCTGTGGAAGTAACTCAAAAGAGAGTTCTTGGAATAGGAGAGCAAAAGGTAAGTTTGATGTCTGTCAGAAAACATCAGAGTAtaaaaactttgaagaaaatcaGAAGACCAAGCCTGAACACCAAATAGACAATTATAATGTTTCTGTTAAAAGTTTCGTGGATAATTCAGAGTTCCGAACTGATGAAACAGTGCAAAAAGAAAAGAGATATTTCAGCTGTGGTATATgtggtaaaatatttacaatgagGTATAAGCTAAAACAGCACCAGTCCTTACATAATGGAATGAGACCATATACTTGTAGTGTCTGTGGAAAGGGGTTCAATGCTAgacaaaacttaaaacaacatcAGTGGAGACACACTGGAGTGAAACCTTACACTTGTTGGGTATGTAGCAAGGACCTTACAACCAAGAAGAACTTAAAACAACATCAGTGGATCCATACTGGTGAAAAACTATACAGCTGTGATATCTGTGGAAAGGAGTTTGCACAAGGCTCGTCTTTAAAAAGACATCAGATAACCCACACCGGAGAGAAACCGTTCAGTTGTGTTGTGTGCGGTAAGACGTTTGGAAGAGAAAAATACTTAGAAGAACATGAGGTAATCCATACTGGAGAAAAACCATATAGTTGTGATGTTTGTGGCAAGGAATTTACAAGAAATTCATCTCTAAAAATACATCAATTTAGTCACAGTGGAGATAAACCATACAGATGTAGCATGTGTGGCAAAGATTTTACTAGAAAATTTTCGTTGAAGAGACATCAGAAAATTCACAATGAAAAAAAACCTATGTTATTGTAATGTCTGCCACAGAGAATTTACACAGAGTTAATCTGAGGAAAGACATCAAAGTATGCACAATAATAAAAGCAACATTAACATGTTATGTGTGaaaaaatgtttatgataaaGCTAAAATTGGAAAAACATTAGATAATTCTTACTTAAGATAtgctttattattgttaactttgTACAcccaaatatttaattataaaaaacaacaacatgaattcACATGCAGTTGATGTAAACTGTTTATCTGAGTTGTGTGTGCCAAACCACTTTACAGAAAcacctatattaaataaaacaaaactgatatttgtGATACTTGTAACACTTGGTGTAGAAATTAAAATGTCCCAAAAAACAAGGTTAATTCAAAGTGTTTAGAAAATATACATATTCc
Protein-coding regions in this window:
- the LOC143223589 gene encoding uncharacterized protein LOC143223589 isoform X1 translates to MPESCVCYGCSNHQKKGKAASFHKFSLDNRDLLTEWLVNISRDNYKPTVNHRVCDEHFLKNDHIIEFVGEVNFLKEEFPQSIIEFEEVKIEKEEYDKTKVGVSPEAVIMKKEEREPAEQLHQHDCDSIIEINASSYTDRKEDSCGGEEDREPEIDTSCNIHISLYGFDVCRESYNQKEHLTEHERRLVEDRLACGSNSKESSWNRRAKGKFDVCQKTSEYKNFEENQKTKPEHQIDNYNVSVKSFVDNSEFRTDETVQKEKRYFSCGICGKIFTMRYKLKQHQSLHNGMRPYTCSVCGKGFNARQNLKQHQWRHTGVKPYTCWVCSKDLTTKKNLKQHQWIHTGEKLYSCDICGKEFAQGSSLKRHQITHTGEKPFSCVVCGKTFGREKYLEEHEVIHTGEKPYSCDVCGKEFTRNSSLKIHQFSHSGDKPYRCSMCGKDFTRKFSLKRHQKIHNEKKPMLL
- the LOC143223589 gene encoding uncharacterized protein LOC143223589 isoform X2: MPESCVCYGCSNHQKKGKAASFHKFSLDNRDLLTEWLVNISRDNYKPTVNHRVCDEHFLKNDHIIEFVGEVNFLKEEFPQSIIEFEEVKIEKEEYDKTKVGVSPEAVIMKKEEREPAEQLHQHDCDSIIEINASSYTDRKDSCGGEEDREPEIDTSCNIHISLYGFDVCRESYNQKEHLTEHERRLVEDRLACGSNSKESSWNRRAKGKFDVCQKTSEYKNFEENQKTKPEHQIDNYNVSVKSFVDNSEFRTDETVQKEKRYFSCGICGKIFTMRYKLKQHQSLHNGMRPYTCSVCGKGFNARQNLKQHQWRHTGVKPYTCWVCSKDLTTKKNLKQHQWIHTGEKLYSCDICGKEFAQGSSLKRHQITHTGEKPFSCVVCGKTFGREKYLEEHEVIHTGEKPYSCDVCGKEFTRNSSLKIHQFSHSGDKPYRCSMCGKDFTRKFSLKRHQKIHNEKKPMLL
- the LOC143223589 gene encoding uncharacterized protein LOC143223589 isoform X4; this translates as MNVLKVKAEPTSYEEHGNLLDIGFPNKTEITETLPEFVGEVNFLKEEFPQSIIEFEEVKIEKEEYDKTKVGVSPEAVIMKKEEREPAEQLHQHDCDSIIEINASSYTDRKDSCGGEEDREPEIDTSCNIHISLYGFDVCRESYNQKEHLTEHERRLVEDRLACGSNSKESSWNRRAKGKFDVCQKTSEYKNFEENQKTKPEHQIDNYNVSVKSFVDNSEFRTDETVQKEKRYFSCGICGKIFTMRYKLKQHQSLHNGMRPYTCSVCGKGFNARQNLKQHQWRHTGVKPYTCWVCSKDLTTKKNLKQHQWIHTGEKLYSCDICGKEFAQGSSLKRHQITHTGEKPFSCVVCGKTFGREKYLEEHEVIHTGEKPYSCDVCGKEFTRNSSLKIHQFSHSGDKPYRCSMCGKDFTRKFSLKRHQKIHNEKKPMLL
- the LOC143223589 gene encoding uncharacterized protein LOC143223589 isoform X3; amino-acid sequence: MNVLKVKAEPTSYEEHGNLLDIGFPNKTEITETLPEFVGEVNFLKEEFPQSIIEFEEVKIEKEEYDKTKVGVSPEAVIMKKEEREPAEQLHQHDCDSIIEINASSYTDRKEDSCGGEEDREPEIDTSCNIHISLYGFDVCRESYNQKEHLTEHERRLVEDRLACGSNSKESSWNRRAKGKFDVCQKTSEYKNFEENQKTKPEHQIDNYNVSVKSFVDNSEFRTDETVQKEKRYFSCGICGKIFTMRYKLKQHQSLHNGMRPYTCSVCGKGFNARQNLKQHQWRHTGVKPYTCWVCSKDLTTKKNLKQHQWIHTGEKLYSCDICGKEFAQGSSLKRHQITHTGEKPFSCVVCGKTFGREKYLEEHEVIHTGEKPYSCDVCGKEFTRNSSLKIHQFSHSGDKPYRCSMCGKDFTRKFSLKRHQKIHNEKKPMLL